A genomic stretch from uncultured Pseudodesulfovibrio sp. includes:
- a CDS encoding D-sedoheptulose 7-phosphate isomerase, which translates to MSESALKKVMDHSSAGLAARKAFFDTKAELVVEISRAMAVCLAGGGKVMFCGNGGSAADCQHLAAEFTNRIKLERPALPGLALTTDTSALTAIANDYSFDEVFSKQLLALGRPGDMLVGFSTSGTSTNVIRAMREAKRNDIVTVGMTGQSGAEMASVSDFLVTVPSGETAIIQEIHIAAGHMFCFLVDHFLFEAVSELTPYLPDQDG; encoded by the coding sequence ATGTCTGAATCTGCTTTGAAAAAAGTGATGGACCACTCTTCAGCAGGGTTGGCTGCCCGCAAGGCCTTTTTTGATACAAAGGCAGAGTTGGTCGTCGAGATATCCCGTGCAATGGCTGTGTGTCTGGCAGGTGGCGGCAAGGTCATGTTTTGCGGCAACGGCGGTAGTGCCGCTGACTGCCAGCATTTGGCTGCTGAATTCACCAATCGGATCAAGCTTGAGCGTCCGGCATTGCCGGGTCTTGCTCTGACCACTGACACCTCGGCTTTGACGGCCATAGCCAATGATTACAGTTTTGACGAAGTCTTTTCCAAACAGTTGCTTGCTCTGGGGCGTCCCGGCGACATGCTTGTAGGGTTTTCTACTTCAGGGACAAGCACCAACGTTATTCGCGCCATGCGTGAAGCAAAGAGAAACGATATAGTTACTGTGGGCATGACTGGTCAAAGTGGCGCTGAAATGGCCTCCGTGTCCGACTTTTTGGTCACGGTGCCGTCTGGAGAGACGGCAATCATTCAGGAAATTCACATAGCGGCAGGGCATATGTTCTGCTTTTTGGTGGACCACTTCCTGTTTGAAGCCGTATCCGAACTGACTCCCTATCTGCCCGATCAGGACGGTTAA
- the purU gene encoding formyltetrahydrofolate deformylase has protein sequence MTESKESTVRLLITCPDQPGIVAAVSGYLHRKNANIIHSDQHSTDPEGGRFFMRNEFFLPGLDMGGLDELRREFKEEVTNGFVMDWTLNPVWKPKKMVILCSKVDHALMELLWRWKRGDLDCDISMVISNHPDLRDSIEHFGVPFHHVPVGPTLRDKVTAEDTMIELMGDQVDLIVLARYMQILTADFASKYSKKIINIHHSFLPAFVGADPYRRAHERGVKLIGATAHYVTAQLDEGPIIEQDVIRVTHSHDVADLKRLGGDIERHVLARAVKWHLEDRVIVDGNKTIVFRR, from the coding sequence ATGACAGAATCCAAAGAAAGCACCGTCAGACTGCTCATCACCTGCCCGGACCAGCCAGGCATCGTGGCCGCAGTCAGCGGATATCTTCACAGAAAAAACGCCAACATCATCCATTCGGACCAGCATTCCACTGATCCCGAGGGTGGTAGATTCTTCATGCGCAATGAGTTCTTCCTACCCGGACTCGACATGGGCGGACTGGACGAACTGCGTCGCGAATTCAAAGAAGAAGTCACCAACGGGTTTGTCATGGACTGGACGCTGAACCCGGTCTGGAAACCCAAGAAAATGGTTATCCTCTGCTCCAAGGTGGACCATGCCCTCATGGAACTTCTGTGGCGCTGGAAACGAGGTGATCTTGATTGTGACATCTCCATGGTTATATCCAACCACCCGGACCTGAGAGACTCAATCGAACACTTCGGTGTTCCTTTTCATCACGTTCCCGTCGGGCCTACCCTGCGCGACAAGGTGACGGCAGAAGACACCATGATTGAGCTTATGGGGGACCAGGTGGACCTGATCGTCCTCGCCCGCTATATGCAGATTTTGACAGCAGACTTCGCGAGCAAGTACAGCAAAAAGATCATAAATATCCACCACTCGTTTCTGCCCGCTTTCGTCGGAGCCGATCCTTACCGCAGGGCGCACGAACGCGGCGTCAAACTCATCGGTGCAACGGCCCATTACGTCACTGCGCAACTGGACGAGGGACCGATCATCGAACAGGATGTGATCCGGGTAACCCACAGCCACGACGTAGCCGACCTGAAACGGCTGGGCGGTGATATTGAACGGCATGTCCTGGCGCGAGCCGTCAAATGGCACCTTGAAGACAGGGTCATTGTGGACGGCAACAAGACCATCGTCTTCCGTCGCTAA